A single genomic interval of Helianthus annuus cultivar XRQ/B chromosome 13, HanXRQr2.0-SUNRISE, whole genome shotgun sequence harbors:
- the LOC110902690 gene encoding protein INAPERTURATE POLLEN1, whose amino-acid sequence MFKSLSRNKPPTGHHTFNNYYTNWITTMKTTHLPNLRHHMSASTPTLLSAHVEILHHHFKSYYHALDLAASADVSQILFPSSHRNPLELPFLWLGDLHPYLFTNLIRSYLIQHDSSSVIDPENDEYDRGNGDHEVGSESGRESEEGMEEIEVGESCEFLKKQWPLMNAWKVQSSKLTARIDQIERGLRLMVPALMDRVRKAQAGFVAKVGSGEATAAVAAAEMEEEMVGIVMDANRLRKDVISEIVSVSSVYQGALFLEGLAQFLVGIRDEKMLLEFKKCKRLMK is encoded by the exons ATGTTCAAATCTTTAT CACGTAACAAACCACCAACCGGCCACCATACTTTCAACAACTACTACACCAACTGGATAACCACCATGAAAACCACCCATCTCCCCAATCTCCGCCACCACATGTCCGCCTCCACCCCCACCCTCCTCTCCGCCCACGTTGAAATCCTCCACCACCACTTCAAATCCTACTACCACGCCCTCGACCTCGCCGCCTCAGCCGACGTCTCCCAAATCCTCTTCCCCTCCTCCCACCGCAACCCCCTCGAACTCCCCTTCCTTTGGCTCGGTGACCTCCACCCCTATCTCTTCACCAACCTCATCCGATCATACCTCATTCAACACGATAGTTCTTCGGTTATCGACCCTGAAAACGACGAATATGATAGAGGGAATGGAGATCATGAAGTGGGAAGTGAAAGTGGACGTGAAAGTGAAGAGGGTATGGAGGAAATTGAAGTGGGGGAGTCTTGTGAGTTTTTGAAGAAACAATGGCCGTTGATGAATGCATGGAAGGTTCAGTCTAGTAAATTAACGGCTAGGATTGATCAGATAGAGCGCGGGTTGAGGTTGATGGTGCCGGCGTTGATGGATAGGGTTAGGAAGGCTCAGGCGGGGTTTGTGGCGAAAGTGGGGTCCGGGGAGGCGACGGCGGCAGTGGCGGCAGCAGAGATGGAGGAGGAGATGGTGGGGATTGTGATGGATGCTAATAGGTTGAGGAAAGATGTTATATCTGAGATTGTGAGTGTGAGTAGTGTGTATCAAGGTGCTTTGTTTCTTGAAGGGTTGGCCCAATTTCTTGTTGGGATTAGAGATGAGAAGATGTTGTTGGAGTTTAAGAAGTGTAAAAGATTGATGAAATGA